One window of the Colletotrichum destructivum chromosome 6, complete sequence genome contains the following:
- a CDS encoding Putative purine-cytosine permease, which translates to MAGGLTALVRRVQVARETDVATTAYMNRDTRPLPPHRRTYGPWQFVGLWVVTGSFNIGGWTTGSSLIALGLNVWQAMLTVVVGHCIVGVVCVLAGAPGAKWHIGFSILQKASWGMRGALFPLVQRIVLSFIWYSTQVYWGGQCVRTFISSMAPSFSQSLSTPLAGGTMTTADFVGFILFSLLCLPLIYVRPERYHVPFAVAACTVIPTVLALLVWCVATAGGAGPMVSDITATAGVEQARGARLGWMLALGVCTNIGGISTHIFSQSDFTRFARRPRDQLVSQLLFVPFNTILVALAGIICTSCAAQLFPGTHGTLVWEPYRFLDALQAHYGHSPGARAAVFFASLAFILAQLGIAVAENALSNGIDLSALLPRFFNLRRGGYLTAAFAFVMQPWQLMNGASKFLTVMGGYGVFLGSMTGVMFADYYLVRARRLKLTHLYEATPESIYWFHGGVNWRAAVSWTLGTFSLLPGFVQRVRDPAVEVAGWSHLYYLAWPLGCTLAGGTYWLLHGAFPIRDPRAVDDADYFGTFGPAETAGVQVLDGREQTPSKASAEMGEDKIA; encoded by the coding sequence ATGGCCGGCGGGTTGACGGCCCTCGTCCGGCGCGTGCAGGTCGCCCGTGAGACGGACGTGGCCACGACGGCCTACATGAACCGCGACACCAGGCCGCTCCCGCCGCACCGCCGCACCTACGGGCCGTGGCAGTTCGTCGGCCTCTGGGTCGTCACGGGCTCCTTCAACATCGGCGGCTGGACCACGGGCTCCTcgctcatcgccctcggcctcaaCGTCTGGCAGGCCATGCTGACCGTAGTCGTCGGCCACTGCattgtcggcgtcgtctgcgtgctcgccggcgccccgGGGGCCAAGTGGCACATCGGCTTCTCCATCCTCCAGAAGGCCAGCTGGGGCATGCGCGGCGCCCTGTTCCCCCTCGTCCAGCGCATCGTGCTGTCCTTCATCTGGTACTCGACCCAGGTTTACTGGGGCGGCCAATGCGTGCGGACCTTCATCTCATCCATGGCGCCCTCCTTCAGCCAGAGCCTCAGCACGCCcctggccggcggcaccATGACGACCGCCGACTTTGTCggcttcatcctcttctcgCTGCTCTGCCTGCCGCTCATCTACGTCCGCCCGGAGCGCTACCACGTGCCCTTCGCCGTTGCCGCCTGTACCGTCATCCCGACTGTCCTCGCGCTGCTCGTGTGGTGCgtcgccacggccggcggcgcggggcCGATGGTCTCCGACatcacggcgacggccggcgtcgagcaggccCGGGGCGCCCGGCTCGGCTGGATGCTGGCGCTGGGCGTGTGCACCaacatcggcggcatcagcACGCACATCTTCAGCCAGTCCGACTTCACCCGCTTCgcccggcggccgcgcgACCAGCTCGTCTCGCAGCTGCTCTTCGTGCccttcaacaccatcctcgtcgccctcgccggcatcatATGCACCTCGTGCGCCGCCCAGCTGTTCCCGGGCACCCACGGCACGCTCGTGTGGGAGCCCTACCGCTTCCTCGACGCGCTGCAGGCGCACTACGGCCACTCGCCCGGCGCGAgggccgccgtcttcttcgcgaGCCTGGCCTTCATCCTGGCCcagctcggcatcgccgtcgccgagaacgcgCTGTCCAACGGCATCGACCTGTCGGCCCTGCTGCCGCGCTTCTTCAATctgcgccgcggcggctacctgacggcggccttcgccttcgtcatGCAGCCGTGGCAGCTGATGAACGGCGCGAGTAAGTTCCTGACCGTCATGGGCGGCTacggcgtcttcctcgggTCCATGACGGGCGTCATGTTCGCCGACTACTACCTCGTgcgcgcccgccgcctcaaGCTGACGCACCTGTACGAGGCCACGCCCGAGAGCATCTACTGGTtccacggcggcgtcaactggcgcgccgccgtctcctggACGCTGGGCACCTTTAGCCTGCTGCCGGGCTTCGTGCAGCGCGTGAGGgacccggccgtcgaggtggcGGGCTGGTCTCACCTGTACTACCTCGCCTGGCCGCTGGGGTGCACGCTGGCCGGCGGGACGTACTGGCTCTTGCACGGCGCGTTCCCCATCAGGGACCCGCGCGCCGTGGACGATGCCGACTACTTTGGCACCTTTgggccggccgagacggcgggggTGCAGGTGCTCGACGGGCGGGAGCAGACGCCGTCCaaggcctcggccgagatgggCGAGGACAAGATAGCGTAG
- a CDS encoding Putative asp/Glu/hydantoin racemase, with protein sequence MAPAGSPTRLLCIVPISTTRMTDDLRRAYGSPSPSSSPSSSPGPEISFLDGRGLADCPPCIENAAQAEQSTRAMLPRVIAHIAAHKPPDGVLVCCFSDHPLVHALRELFSAGTGTVTGTVGFGVVPFVTGIFHAALREASQAGGRFGIVTTSRAWGPPLTASVADLGFGGASAGVAPTGLGPLELESLERHVVVDRIAACARPLIDDGATSIILGCAGMTALEGDILRALPPDIRTVDGVRAGIDLLSRLVWETKATLETGAVSRTEDVKMKSICAVQSTEVTSNSEQVLC encoded by the coding sequence ATGGCCCCCGCCGGGAGTCCGACGAGGCTGCTCTGCATCGTCCCCATCTCCACGACGCGCATGACGGACGACCTCCGTCGCGCCTACGGctcaccatcaccgtcatcatcgccgtcatcgtctcccGGCCCCGAGATAtccttcctcgacggccgcggcctcgccgactGCCCGCCCTGCATCGAGAACGCTGCCCAGGCCGAGCAGTCGACGAGGGCCATGCTCCCGCGCGTCATCGCCCACATTGCCGCCCACAAGCCCCCCGACGGCGTGCTGgtctgctgcttctcggaCCACCCGCTCGTCCACGCCCTGCGCGAGCTGTTcagcgccggcaccggcaccgtcaccggcaccgtcggcttcggcgtcgtccctTTTGTCACGGGCATCTTCCACGCCGCGCTGCGGGAGGCAAGCCAAGCGGGGGGGCGGTTCGGCATCGTCACTACGTCGCGGGCATGGGGCCCCCCGTTGACCGCCTCCGTCGCGGATCTCGGGTTCGGCGGGGCCTCGGCCGGCGTGGCGCCGACAGGGCTCGGGCCTCTTGAGCTGGAGAGTCTAGAGCggcatgtcgtcgtcgaccgtATCGCTGCGTGCGCGAGGCCGTTGATCGACGACGGGGCGACGAGCATCATTCTCGGCTGCGCCGGCATGACGGCCCTGGAGGGGGACATCCTGCGAGCCCTCCCGCCGGACATCCGGACTGTCGACGGGGTCCGGGCCGGGATCGACTTGTTATCGCGGCTCGTCTGGGAGACGAAGGCTACGCTGGAAACGGGAGCAGTATCACGGACGGAGGACGTGAAGATGAAGAGCATATGCGCCGTTCAAAGCACCGAGGTGACGAGCAACAGCGAGCAGGTCCTCTGCTGA